Proteins encoded within one genomic window of Triticum aestivum cultivar Chinese Spring chromosome 2D, IWGSC CS RefSeq v2.1, whole genome shotgun sequence:
- the LOC123048379 gene encoding probable ubiquitin-conjugating enzyme E2 23 translates to MDAVAEDALASSTNIHQIQEGDLGRVGPKGDHGMVAHLPGLYYTGQPLLPAATFRIFRVDGTMETAEARDITIIDRGYFRSGQFVVSASDIHGRVGVVTESNTTLDLVKLVGHGEPPVMAMTGVAPGCLRRVRELCLGDFVVSGPWLGRVVKVPLELDVVFDDGALCRVIGGTPLTKLCPVVATNKRIFRDRMKSSFYPGLRVTSPADGFKYCRWLRGYWKPSRKVGTIAKVLIMGALVHWIASAHHGADPRLVQESAPPAYQDPADLTFFCSAYDCYWGVGDRCFLRDTQEQGPKEENTMHHRKLLHLDGRRRTRQRQPAEIEQPMSVASTRTTVDVLWQDGTRQSGVPSTCLLPYQMTSEHEFFPGFYVVDGVAPGANAAADDVPVVDNATGAQTTETRRVGTVRCVNSEDQTVGVSWFKESSSPDEATEIDTVSAYDLALQPGPHAFYGHVVIRRPPSGYPDASEVRAAADLSWVGHVVDLVDGRVQVKWADSTVSMVVPDEIRIVTELYYWELEAEMVGDGDDWVEVNSVDHEHEDEDSANSLYNEKENPPEGSNVQGDIDSANEEDNDSVDEDESAATKASRKVAIIQYMSQLARQVLAQTMRYFGNRLLSSSLGSELAGGTANEGAHVAVPDGHHSTSNHDAIHAIPAALTSNDTCADDDGCAEKVKNIEHPTGDEDQFHFPYFDVTHSPLDHHYIDNVGQGPSGGKRWVKAVQKEWKILENNNLPDTIYVRVFEDRMDLLRAVIVGASGTPYHDGIFFFDLHLPPSYPDVPPMVYYHSFGLRLNPNLYNSGTVCLSLLNTFGGEASEVWSPATSSLLQVAVSIQGLILNDQPYYNEAGYQSLVYKPEGCRNALPYNENAYLLTLRTMLHLLRRPPSGFEGFVKDHFCRRGRFILRACEAYLRGCVVGMLDGDSCATKGSKEDRSCSTGLRLALSNVLPKLVAALAEIGAEGCECDKFHELHDLLIGGDGVQRAY, encoded by the exons ATGGACGCCGTCGCCGAGGATGCCCTGGCATCTAGTACCAATATTCATCAGATTCAGGAGGGTGACCTCGGGAGGGTCGGGCCGAAAGGCGACCATGGCATGGTGGCCCATCTCCCGGGGCTATACTACACCGGCCAACCTCTTCTCCCAGCTGCCACGTTCAGGATTTTCCGTGTCGACGGCACAATGGAGACCGCAGAGGCACGCGACATCACCATCATAGACAGGGGCTACTTCCGCAGTGGCCAGTTCGTCGTGTCGGCGTCAGATATTCATGGTCGGGTCGGCGTCGTCACGGAATCCAACACCACGCTCGACCTCGTGAAGCTCGTCGGCCACGGGGAGCCACCGGTCATGGCGATGACCGGGGTGGCGCCGGGATGCCTGCGGCGCGTCCGGGAGCTCTGCCTCGGCGACTTTGTCGTGTCCGGGCCGTGGCTCGGACGGGTTGTCAAGGTGCCCCTCGAGCTCGACGTGGTGTTTGACGACGGCGCCCTCTGCAGGGTCATCGGCGGCACGCCGTTGACGAAGCTATGCCCAGTCGTGGCCACAAACAAACGCATTTTTCGCGACCGGATGAAATCGAGCTTCTACCCGGGCCTGCGTGTCACCTCGCCGGCGGACGGCTTCAAGTACTGTCGGTGGCTTCGTGGATACTGGAAGCCCAGCCGCAAAGTGGGCACCATCGCCAAGGTTCTGATCATGGGAGCTCTCGTCCACTGGATCGCCTCTGCGCACCACGGCGCCGACCCGCGGCTAGTCCAGGAGTCCGCTCCTCCCGCCTACCAGGATCCTGCCGATTTGACCTTCTTCTGCTCCGCCTACGATTGCTACTGGGGCGTCGGGGATCGCTGCTTCCTTCGAGACACACAAGAACAAGGACCCAAGGAGGAGAACACGATGCACCACCGGAAGCTCCTCCACCTGGATGGGCGTAGGCGGACGCGGCAGAGGCAGCCGGCGGAGATCGAGCAACCCATGAGCGTCGCCAGCACCCGCACCACCGTCGACGTGCTCTGGCAGGACGGCACGAGGCAGAGTGGGGTGCCGTCCACTTGTCTTCTCCCCTACCAGATGACGAGCGAGCACGAGTTCTTCCCGGGGTTCTACGTTGTCGACGGCGTGGCGCCCGGTGCTAACGCCGCAGCCGATGATGTACCCGTCGTAGACAATGCTACTGGTGCACAGACTACTGAGACCAGGCGCGTCGGCACTGTCCGATGCGTGAACTCCGAGGACCAGACAGTAGGCGTGTCATGGTTCAAAGAGTCGTCGAGCCCCGACGAGGCCACAGAGATCGACACCGTGAGCGCCTACGACTTGGCATTGCAACCAGGTCCCCATGCTTTCTATGGACATGTCGTCATACGCCGGCCACCGTCGGGATATCCTGATGCCAGCGAGGTTAGAGCAGCAGCCGATCTTTCTTGGGTCGGCCATGTTGTCGACCTTGTTGATGGGCGTGTCCAAGTCAAGTGGGCCGACAGCACCGTGTCAATG GTGGTGCCCGATGAGATTAGAATCGTCACTGAGCTGTACTACTGGGAACTAGAGGCTGAAATGGTCGGTGACGGCGACGACTGGGTGGAGGTTAACAGCGTCGACCATGAGCATGAAGATGAGGATTCGGCTAATAGTCTG TACAATGAAAAAGAAAACCCACCTGAAGGTAGCAACGTCCAGGGTGACATTGATTCAGCAAATGAGGAGGACAACGATTCGGTGGATGAAGATGAAAGTGCAGCAACAAAAGCAAGCCGGAAGGTTGCTATCATCCAGTATATGTCCCAACTGGCACGCCAAGTGTTGGCTCAAACTATGAGATATTTTGGCAATAGGTTGTTGTCGTCGTCACTTGGTTCGGAATTAGCTGGAGGGACGGCCAATGAGGGAGCTCATGTGGCTGTACCTGATGGTCATCACAGTACAAGCAATCATGATGCGATTCACGCCATACCGGCTGCACTAACCAGCAACGACACATGTGCTGATGATGATGGCTGTGCCGAGAAGGTCAAAAATATTGAACACCCCACCGGTGATGAAGATCAGTTTCACTTCCCATATTTTGATGTTACGCATAGCCCTCTTGATCACCATTACATCGACAACGTGGGGCAG GGCCCTAGTGGTGGAAAGAGGTGGGTCAAAGCAGTGCAAAAGGAATGGAAAATACTGGAGAACAACAACTTGCCAGACACCATATATGTGCGAGTGTTCGAGGATCGCATGGACCTGCTCAGGGCCGTGATAGTTGGTGCGAGCGGGACACCCTACCACGACGGGATCTTCTTCTTCGACCTGCACCTGCCGCCATCGTATCCTGatgtgcctccgatggtgtactaCCACTCATTCGGTCTCCGCCTCAACCCCAACCTCTACAACTCTGGCACAGTGTGCCTCAGCCTTCTCAACACCTTTGGTGGAGAGGCATCTGAAGTCTGGTCACCAGCTACATCCAGTCTCCTGCAGGTCGCCGTCTCTATCCAGGGTCTAATACTCAACGACCAACCATACTACAATGAGGCCGGTTATCAAAGCCTAGTCTACAAGCCAGAGGGATGCCGCAATGCATTGCCATACAATGAAAATGCTTACTTGCTCACCCTTCGGACCATGCTCCACCTGTTGCGACGGCCGCCAAGTGGATTTGAGGGATTCGTCAAGGATCACTTCTGCCGCCGGGGGAGGTTCATTCTTCGAGCATGTGAGGCATACCTAAGAGGGTGTGTAGTTGGCATGCTCGATGGTGATTCATGCGCCACCAAAGGAAGTAAGGAGGATAGATCATGCTCGACCGGGTTAAGACTGGCGCTTTCCAACGTGTTGCCAAAGCTCGTGGCAGCACTAGCAGAGATTGGCGCCGAGGGGTGTGAGTGTGACAAGTTCCACGAGCTGCATGACCTGCTTATCGGCGGCGATGGAGTGCAACGTGCTTACTAG
- the LOC123048380 gene encoding cell number regulator 2-like → MPPATMEPGTTPWSTGLFDCADDYGVCLLGWCCPCIVVGRMAEILDKGATSTGAGAALYVAIGVLSGWQCQWIYSCVYRTKMRAQYGLQETPCPDCCVHFCWLESCAICQEYRELRNRGFVMDIGWHANVELQRQQGRSDGSIVPPATQHMI, encoded by the coding sequence ATGCCACCAGCCACCATGGAGCCCGGAACCACCCCCTGGTCCACGGGCTTGTTCGACTGCGCCGACGACTATGGCGTCTGCTTGCTGGGGTGGTGCTGCCCGTGCATCGTGGTGGGGCGGATGGCAGAGATCCTGGACAAGGGGGCGACGTCAACCGGCGCCGGTGCGGCCCTGTACGTGGCGATAGGGGTGCTGTCGGGGTGGCAGTGCCAGTGGATCTACTCCTGTGTCTACCGCACCAAGATGCGAGCCCAGTACGGGCTCCAGGAGACCCCCTGCCCGGACTGCTGCGTCCACTTTTGCTGGCTCGAGTCCTGCGCCATCTGCCAGGAGTACCGCGAGCTCCGCAACCGGGGCTTCGTGATGGACATCGGGTGGCACGCCAACGTGGAGTTGCAGAGGCAGCAGGGCCGCAGCGACGGCTCCATCGTGCCGCCCGCCACGCAGCACATGATATGA